The Anoplopoma fimbria isolate UVic2021 breed Golden Eagle Sablefish chromosome 9, Afim_UVic_2022, whole genome shotgun sequence genome contains the following window.
TTGAACGAGGAAGTAGACTAAAGGAGGAATACCTGAGTAAGAAACAGCAAAGatggaagaagagaaaagggatGAGAAGCAAAAAGCAGTGTTTGGaatgaaaggaaataaaagggagtaggagaaagatgaggaaatgtaaacaaaaagagtCCAGAGTGTAAAATAAAGAGCTCAAAATGCCTTGAAATTCCCCCAAATAGGCCATTGGCTTACAGGAGCCAGTTCACAGTATACAGTGTATAGCAGGggaaagggaaggaaagaaaatgattagagatgaaagctttgaaaaaaaaaatcatgagaTAATAAAAGTTTggaacaaaattaaaaaacgtTGGCAACGAGAGCtagaattaaaaaacacaagaatcacagagataaaacaaacagagcagatgCTGTAGggaagtaaacaaaaaaaatgagatgATGCTTTGGAAATGAGAAGGTAGATACATTTGCTAACCAATCATTATAACAATGGTCAATTGACATACAAGTACAGTCAAATTAAGCAGAgattaaaatgatcacaaatGATGATATGCCTATATTCTCGTTGCCAATCTACTGCAATACCCTTCCAGTTCAGTAGGTGGCGGTAATGCGCCTCTAAGCTGGTCTGCCAATCATCAATAAACACtggataagataaaataagataatcctttattagtcccgcagcggggaaatttacaggattacagcagcatagaggatagtgcaaacaagacacaaagtaaaaaacaaacaagatcaaaataagtattataaataagcaaatgagcaataaaaaaacaaaacagcaaaaaacagtaaagaatccacagtaactgaaatattatatatacagacagaaactattataactattgtattgcacagtgtattagtattgcAGAGgctttttagtgtcatgtgatctactctactgggagcagagttgattgtgcaacctgacagcagcaggaaggaaggacctgcggtacgtctccttcacacaccgggggtgaagcagccggtggctgaaggagctgcacagagctgccagggtgtcctgcatggggtgggaggtgttgttcatcagggatgatagcttagccatcatcctcctgtctcccaccacctccaccgtatccagtggacaccccagcacactgctggccttcttgacaagtttgtttaatctcttcctgtcagctgtcgagatgctgctgctccagcagaccactgcataaaagatggctgatgccaccacagagtcaaagaaggtcttcaggagtgctccatGCACTCCAAAAGaactcagtctcctcagcaaatacagtctgctctgaccctttttataaagtgcatttgtgtgatttgtccagtccagtttattgttcaagttcAACACCCAgatacttataagatttcacaatctcaatgtcctttccctggatgttcactggttccggaggagagtgtttaccccagcggaagtccaccaccagctctccTGAGTGCTGTGGTGAAGGGGccggaggagggggaggaggaggggcaatccacagggggtgcagaagatgggggttgcagcagcagggaggtctgggtggctgatcaaatctgttgaaGAATaggttcagatcattcacccacttttggtcccccacaggctgttggttgggccccttgtggccagacatggcttTGAGGCCCTTCCAGACCCCACTggtgttgttctgctgcagctgatcccccgtctttttcttgtttcctgacctaaaaaccctcttcttctccttgaggagggtctttatataAGGAGTTATCCATGGTTTGcagttggaaaaacaccgtacagtcctggtgggtacctGAATAAGTGCAAAATGATAAGGAACATTCCGGCTCACCACATTTCAAACGTAATGTCTTTCCCGGATACAAACCATGGTGAAATTTCAAATGCTGACATAGCAATGCAAAACTTTTGTGGTGTCccttacaaataaaacaaatgagcatttttaaatcaaacgaCGTGTGTCACTTCAAATGTCAGCGTGCAGGAACCTTGCTCTGAGCTCTTTGACTCTGGGACATTCCTTGGCACTTCCCACGTCTATGTTGAACACCGTGGTTTGGATCAACGTGTAGAAGCTGTTGAGGGATTCATGGTAGTTAACACTGAAGATGAAGTGTGCTTTGAAGAGTTCATCGAAGGCGGCCAGGGATGTCTGGGCCTTGCAAGGGATGGCCTTGTGGTCAACGATGACATAGAACCGTTGAATGTTGTTCTTCTGTTCACCAACGCACAGCAGGAAGGGCTGTCCTGGTTCCAAACGTGCAAGGAAGGTCTCAACACTGGTTCCAATCTGCAAAAACGTAGAGATATAGAGCACTATGAGCATTCAAATAAAAGTGGTGTCAGTGTTATAacaattgcattaaaaaataataataataatgcctaCCCTCAGATATCTCACAACATGATTGACAGCTTGATATGAGCTAATTTTAGCATTCTTCTTGTGGCCTTTTGAGGTTGGGGAAGTAGGTGAACCAACAGCAGAATGCTTGACAGGTCACTGTCCCAACCTTGGGGCAAAGTAGATGAAAATATAACATTGTCATAATCATTTACAACTGAAAATACACTTAAATCATGATTATGCAACAGATTTGATTTAAAGGTCTCAGAAGCTTTTAcgtaaacaaaatattttaaagaggaaacacTCACCCAACTCATTTGAATTTTGTTGTGCAGACAAGAGGTCTTCAACATGCTCATTAGAATTCTGGTTCTTGCAGTCTGCCAAGATCCTTGGTTGGAAGAAAGTGGGCCATTTTGCCAAAAATCGCCCAGAAGCCTCCTCTCCAAACATCATGGTGAAGTCTTGATCAATCTACAGAAGAAACACTTTGAGCCCTTGCAACCCCTCCCAGACATAAGACCATCCACTAGAGAACTTCCAATATTTGAAAGCTTGTGCAACTGAACCTGTATGTCTACAGTAATTGTTTACAAATAAGTTATTCAAAATTAGGCATGTCTTTCTTACCAAGCCAGGAGTATCGAGGAAACGCGGGAACACATCCAGGACTGTTGAGGAGCCTTGCTGGTCTCGAACCAGTGCTTGCCGGTACTGAAATGTTGCCTTCATCTTCTCTTTGACAACTGATCCATCAGCTGAATGCTTCATTAAGGATATTGCCTCACAGCATTCCTCACCAATCAGTTGCTTGCAAGTCAGGAGAAAATCCCTCTTGCTCTTTGGACCATCTTGATAGGTAGCGCTGGTGGAGCATCTCCGGGACTGAACAGCAGTGCTGCGCTGCACTGTCTTTATCCTCCAGGCCAAGTAGCCAGATCCACTCTCTGCGTCATAGTAGTGctcctaaaaaatgaaaaaaaataagctaaaCTGAGAACACAGAGGCCACAGCACTACAGGGCAATtgtacaacaaacacacatatacattccATAAATTCTAATATAGGCCACACATTTATAAACTTAACTTACATATCCATTTTTTGAGTATGGATCTCTGAGACAGGGAAACAGAGTGATGATGCCAAGAGCATATTTTGTTCGCACATAGGTTGGCGGGATCctcctttaaaaaatagaaaatattatttttccaaGCTTTAAAAGTATGCCTTATTGCTTTAGGAGAACAGTAATCAATTGCTTTTAGCAATTTAGCAACTGTTTTCAAAATggacattaataacagtatttgtGAAAACATGATTGGCACCAAAGGGAACATTCAGTCCTTACCCATGAACTTCCATCATGTCAGCCACCAGTAGGTTTACCATCTGTCGTCGTGTACCATCCATCAATGTCTTGCTTTTGTCATACTCGTGCAAGATTTTTTCTCCCCCTGGCTTGGACTGTAGAACATCTCTGACCATCTAAAAGATATAGAAGAATCACAAAAGGAAGTCATCATGTTAGGCTTTCCTGCAACAAAATCATAGATCATCTGcagaatatatttgtgtttgaggATTAATAACACGTTTGattcattacaaaaatgtagGTCTGTGTACCTCTCTGGCTGATTCACGATCACTGTGGCTTCTTTTTGCTCCACTGTCTCTCTCAGGAATTATTGTTGCATCTGATGAAACTGACACCGCTGAGGTTGAAGCATCTGACACAGATGAGGTGTCTGACATGTGTGACTCAAATGAAGTGTACGATAGATCTTGAAGCACAACTGTAAGACAGATAAATGAAattcatactgtatatgaatatacataagcagtcaaataaaataattactgtTCAGGAGCTCAAGGCCCCCTTACAACCTATTTTGGGTAATCTTCACTGAGAAGAGAATATACACATACTTTCAGCCCTCCAAAAGGTGTTACAGGATTGCCTCCCAACTACAAAAGGTCTTAATAAACCTTGTTAGCATTACAGTACTTCTGGTGGTGGATCCACAAGTCTTACCTGTAGACTGTTCTGTGGACACCATGATTGTAAGGTTCCCTGCTTGTAAAAGCTCATCAAACACGTCTGCATCCACCTCTGTCCCTGATTCATCTGTCAAGTGCAGCTCAGTCTGTAGTGGTAGACCTAACTTTTCTAAGACTGAGAGAGAAtattaatcaaagaaaaattaagaaaaacacttttacatagaacaaaaaacagacacatacagataaatatttcccccatttaaaaaagggacaaagtattttaaataatactaACCAGATATATAATGGTGAAGGGGGaccaaaagtaataaaaaataaacaaaataataatttgcaaGTAATCTTAGCCACTAAAGTTTCCCAGGTGCCACAATTGCTTGTGTGACACAATTAAAATTGACCAACATGGTAAGTGAAACTTAATTAGTTATGATCAGCATACTCAAACAATCAGGGCTATGTAAAAAAGGTAATCCAAACCTTTCTGAAGAAATGTATTGAAGTCGTCATAGCCTTCTTCAGTCTCAGCCACTTTAACATACTTCTGACTTTCACCATATCTCACCTTGACCAACATGATGTCCTATGAAGAGGAACAgaacatatttataaaactttataaCAGGTCTGGTGCTAGAGAAAATTATCATTATGGCACTTAGTGTGATTTACATTTTAGCATTACAGTCTTTCAGTTAAttcaacttttgaaaatgagTGCTGCCATCCCACAAACTAGCAATGTGTATTATTTCCATACAGTAAAATTAGCGccttaaaatacacatttacttACCTAAATACAGCAAGCAGCTATGAACACCCAGCTAACAACAGAAGTGCAGCTACAATAGACAAGTCTGATACAAGGACCTGTAACTAACTGACTATAGCAGTGTACAAGCACCTGCGGCTAACGATAGCAGCCAACAAACCAACATGTGCTGCTAAGGATACAAGCACTTACAGAAAACTCTATGTAGTGAAATCAACACTGTAGAGTTGATTTGAGAATCTGACATTTGACTCCCTCTTTCAACACCAACTCGATTTGAGGAATAACTACCTTGTAGTTGAATTACACCTAATGAGAGTTGAAATGACTCAATATTTAAACTccctctgctcccagcagaccacatgacaataataacatgacaataaaaacctgtgcaatacattacacattacactgtgcaataatagttaaaaaagttaaaaatagttaaaatagttgttgtttctttctctgtctgtaaatataatatttcagttattgttgttttttctactgttcttttttttattgcttatttataatacttgttttattttatttttattttattttttttatcttgtcttcttctactatgtctcttgtgtgcactttactctacgctgctgtaagcctgcaaaattccccgctgcgggactaataaaggattatcttatcttatcttatctaacactgaaaatataacacttttgattttgctgtgtaccccctaaccagcgcaaagcatttttggttgaaaaaaagatataacacacagcgctctgccatcagtgtctgatttattaaactgtcaacactgaagattgcattgttgcattgaattcagtttatgaacttacacttatattttattggatatttattaaataactatttttaaaggatttttgaatggatgctaatttaaatatatctttttttaaatctcacgtaccccctggagtaccttcacgtacccccatttgagaaccactgttctaGAGTATGGAGGTGGagataaaggaaataaataaagttactcGATTGAAAATGATCTAGAATAAAAGTGGCACAGTACTGGACAAgctccagcagggggcagcagtGAGACGTAAAGAACGCCGGCTGCCGTAAAAGCACCAACGAAGAAGAATTTCCAAGATGGCGATATTTGCGTGGCAACATCACAGGAATTAGTAGCAGAAGAGAGACTCTAGGAGAGAGAAAGGTATATGTTGCACCGTTTCTCTTGTTGTGTTTGGGTCTGTTAGTGATCATTGGTCGCACACTAGAGTTAAGGAGCGGCTTTCTTCCGGCTCCGCGCTGCTCGTCGTGTTACCGTGGTGCGTTACGACAGGCCGCTCAACCTGTTTGTGTAGCATTGGGTTTTCTCAGACGGACCTTAAACTCCTGTTGTTGGACGTTGTGtcacatgtttaaatgtgacGTCacgattcaattcaattcaattcagtttattttgtatagcccagaatcacaaattaaaaattgatgcctcagagggttttacaatctgtgcacatgtgacatcctctgtccttccctcacattcacaggaaaaactcccctaaaaaacccctttaacagggagaaaaaaggaagaaacctctgggagaacgacagaggagggatccttctcccaggatggacagaatgcaatagatgtcatgtgtacagaatgagcagcataacagagatgcaacacattcaatgtatatgacataaatgattcatataataagactacttataataacagcagcaattattacagtagaattatagccatgaaaacgATGCGTTCAATGCAGCTGTTTTAAGTTTAGGTTACAGAAGCAACTAAAGATACTGACCTCCATCATGTGTTTGAGGAGAGCAGCGGGTACAGGTGATCTTCCAGGGACGTAAAGACGGTCTCTCACAGACAATCATATTACAAAcggtgtagagagagagaggggggataTGTTTGGgagaaaacagtaaaacaaacacagcacagttTAACTTCAGGTACTTAATACAAATGATGCCAAAGTGGGCCTTGAAGGGAGAAGTCCCATGTTCATTTATTGGCATTGTTTCCAGTCACATTtctgcaaaataagaaaaacaaaacaagcaacacTATTTTTACGATGAAGTATGGAGGATGAGTTGATGGTTTCTGTATTGCTTGCCGCCTCTACCCATCCTCTCCTGGTGCATCATGGCCCCacttgcttttgtgtgtgttgttttgaacGTGCTGATGACAGAAACAAACCCCAGGTTAGGTCATTgacaaaactgtaaaacatttttgcacatgTCCTGTGTAGTGTATATTGTTTCAAAACTTTTTCCAATGATGTACCAAAGTTGTTCAAGTGGGATCACACTTATGTGATGTATGTTATGATGTTACTGTATGTTAAGCGCAAACTCTTTATTTGTTAAGCCAGAAAAACACCTTGTTGCTATGTAACAGGCACGCAAACTCTTCAGGGCTGAAAAAGGTGACAAAGATGTGAACCCAGAGGCATTATTACAATATGGGACTACTTGCTTAAGCACGGCCTGAATTATCTCACAAAattttaaatgacacaaattTCGTTACGAGTTACGTAAATTAACGTTTTTAAACATCACAGATGATCTGGCAAAGCAGAGACTGGGAAAgttagagattttttttttatttcccatttaCACTTATCTTGGTCATCATGGCAATTAAGAGaattctgaaaacaaaaacattaagttTAGAATAATGAATGCGCTATTTTGGTTATAAAATGCCAGTCGAGCATTAGTACAACTTACAAAAGGGTTACACATATTTGCTGTTGCCATGGGATACTTTATCAAAACTTTGTACTAGGTGTGCAGATTTCAGCATCCACAAAGACCCAAGAACTCACCAACATGCAATTTATCAGTCGCTGTTGCTGCTTCTTCAGAGCGGGCGGTGATCTGACTGTGAAACGAGGGCGTCCCTGAACATGCCATCTATATAGGACACAACCTAATTTGTGTCATATTGAAGGGGGCTGGAGAGAGTTGCAGTGGTGCTTTTCTACTGGAGTGGTGCATGTCAGGGGAATGCAACTACTGAGAGAGTAGAGATTATACTTTTTGGTCTGAGGATGGTGCTTGAGGAAAAGTCATAGATCATTAATACTGAGAGGATTCTTCTACTGAGGAGCATGAAGTTGTTGCCCTGGAGTAAAGTGCTTAATGACCAACTGTTGCAGCCACCCTTAGGCCCTGCCTGAGGAaactcttatttttttattagtttttaagatgacagaataaaatattatacaattaataaaactagttttaaaatgtattttgcgaataaaacaacaatgtatagattaatcaactaatcaaaaataatattgttgCATTAGTTGCTTCAGTGCAGCTCTACTTTGGAAGAGTATAATTAAGATGTCTTAGGGAATATTTAGGATCGTGGACCATAATAAttctacataaaaacataaaaaaacaagtggttTCACTCAGTTTTATATaaaccatatttattttttcatgcacccaagtttaaatatttcatgtgGTTGGGCACAGAGGAGTTTTTAAGGAGACGACCAATGCCTGGAGTCTGacgtaaaaataaatgacttacCCAGTTGTTAGTCTGGGCGggtcttcttctgtggtttcttTTAAGGAATCTTTAGTGGCTCCTCCTTTGAGCAGTTCAATTCAGTAGTTGTCGTCAAATCATAATTCTCACATTCCTTTATGTTCTCTGAAAACCATTATCCTACACAAGTGTTATGGAATAAATCATTTAAGTACACATTTGATAGGATTGAGATCCATTATCACTTCTATGtagtttgaaaaatatcaagCTACACTGGAATCATAAATGGTATTGTGCCTGCCCCAGATACCAGATGGTTTCTGTAAAGAAACTATGATAATTACAAACCTGATTAAATTTACCTTCAGCCGAGGAAATTTCACTCATGCATCTGCAGGCTTTGTTAGTTTTCATGGCCTCTTGTTACTTTCATCAGGCCATAACACACAACCAATCGTGGTTTTCTCTCCATACAGCTATTGCCTTTATTGTTCTGGTCTTCAACTactaaacattaacaaacataaagacagaaacacaatgtgaaacctactttaaatagaaaatattgcTGTATTGTGGGGATTCGGTATTTTCTGTAATGCACACTGTCTTTTTGCACAGAATTCTATCTGCCTTATTTCCCGTAGTTGTCATAATTTCTTGCCTTTCCTGTTTAACGTAAATTTCCCGCATGATATAGAGATATGCTTAACTGTCTCAGCCTCAACATTAACCGAAACTAacatccctgcttttttttgatgatttcaGAACTGAAACTGGCTGACGGGAGGAAAAACATTTGGAGGACATTAACTTTCAACAATAAGCCAGTGAAATGAGTTCTTCAGAAGAGGTGAGATCGAATAGAAATTAACATTATCCAGTATTTTGTCATGACCACAGTCACCACAGACTAAAGATCCGACAGAGGGTCAGCAGACGGCAAAAGAAGAAGCATGACTAAATAAAGTCCTGTCTTTAATATGAATTCCATAATACttagtattttgtgttttatcaagTCCTCCACTCTgacctttatttttctctttttttttttcagttgaaagAGACAGACGCAGACAGCAGCAGACCCCATCAGTGTCAGAAGTGTGGGAAATCTTACAGTCGGATTTGCAGTCTAAAGAGACATGAACTCACTCACACTGCAGAGAAACTGTACAACTGTGAACAATGTCGTAACAGTTTCAGCCAACTTCATGCCTACAAGACACACTTGCAGACCCACACTGAAGAAACTACATACTGCTGTGAACAGTGCAAGAGGCATTTCAGCGACCAGAGTTCATATAAAAAACACCTACGTGACCACACTGGACCATACCAGTGTGACCAATGTGAAAAGGCTTTCAGTTGCTTCAGTCTTCACAAGATACACATGCGTGTCCACACTAAAGAAAAGCCATACAGCTGTGAACAGTGTCCgaaaagttttagttttttaagttCATACAAGCGACACCTGCTAAGCCACACCGGAGAGAAGCCGTACCAGTGTGACTTTTGTGGAAAGAGTTTTACGCAGTCAGGGCATTTCAGTCTGCATCTGCGCAACCACACCGGAGAGAAACCATACGAGTGtaaacaatgtgaaaaaagtttCAGCGACTTAAGTAGTTACAACATACACCTGCGTGTTCACTCAGGAGAGAAACCGTACTGCTGTAACCAGTGTGGGAGGAGTTTCTCTCAGTTAGGTAATTACAAATCACATTTGCGTATCCACACTGGAGAAAAACCATTCCAATGTGAACTATGTGAGAAAAGCTTCTCCATTTCAAAATCATATAAACAACACTTGCGTACGCACACTGGAGAGAAGCCGTACCAGTGTAAAGAATGTGGGAAAGGTTTTGGTCGTATGAGTAACTACATGCGTCACCTCCGTATTCACTCTGGAGAGCAACCATACAGCTGTGACCAATGCGGGAAATCTTTCAATAGTTCATATAGTTACAGCCGACACTCGCGTGTGCACACTGGAGAGAAACCATACTGGTGTTCACACTGTAAGAGACTATTTACTCGATCACAGTCTTTGAAGAAACACCGCTGTATTGCAATAGATGAAGACTATTTGGATGAGGAAATAGATAAAAGTTCGACTGTTCCAAACAAAGAAGCACAACGGAGTTGCTCACCAACAAACGACaaccaacaaaaaacagaataaactacagtgtgttcAAGGTAGTTAGGGGACATGTCACAAGTGCAACAGTTTGGCTTTTTTGTGTTCCTAATAGTTCTTAGACAACAGTGGAGCTTTATTGCACCTCTTCTCTACTCTGACTACTCTAAAGgtgctgaaaaaaaagctttatttatatgGCACCTTTCTTTAACACTAGCTTGCTAATTGTCAACCACACAGCTCATGGTAACATTTGTTAGCAGAATGTGACACTAAAATTGATATGTCAAACAGACTGATTACTTTAGGGAAGACATTAAGGCATAAGGCccacattttcatttgtagGAATCTTGAGTTAAGGTCACAGAGAGAACCTGACACTCCAAAGTCATTCATTTAGATCCTATTGACTCAATGAAACATCTCTCAGCATCACCGAGGAACAAAGAACTGTCCACTGTGATAAGATTCAAGCTGGAGGAATAAGACTTTGCGTTAATTCAAAGAATATGTTGGAAGCAtgttatttaactttattgtgATAATGGCTATGTATGAAGTATTATAAGTTGAGTTATTGTAGAATTCTCAATTATTCTGGTCTCCAGAACCAAATAATGGAAAGTACCACCAACAATTTAAAGGCTCCGTATGCTTTATTGGAGAATGTCTTACTTTGGCTCCATCTGGTGGTAGTAACAAGTATGGC
Protein-coding sequences here:
- the LOC129096066 gene encoding zinc finger protein 239-like, whose product is MSSSEELKETDADSSRPHQCQKCGKSYSRICSLKRHELTHTAEKLYNCEQCRNSFSQLHAYKTHLQTHTEETTYCCEQCKRHFSDQSSYKKHLRDHTGPYQCDQCEKAFSCFSLHKIHMRVHTKEKPYSCEQCPKSFSFLSSYKRHLLSHTGEKPYQCDFCGKSFTQSGHFSLHLRNHTGEKPYECKQCEKSFSDLSSYNIHLRVHSGEKPYCCNQCGRSFSQLGNYKSHLRIHTGEKPFQCELCEKSFSISKSYKQHLRTHTGEKPYQCKECGKGFGRMSNYMRHLRIHSGEQPYSCDQCGKSFNSSYSYSRHSRVHTGEKPYWCSHCKRLFTRSQSLKKHRCIAIDEDYLDEEIDKSSTVPNKEAQRSCSPTNDNQQKTE